Proteins encoded together in one Entelurus aequoreus isolate RoL-2023_Sb linkage group LG20, RoL_Eaeq_v1.1, whole genome shotgun sequence window:
- the ctsk gene encoding cathepsin K: MWCCVYLSLLAASALAHLDQVTLDGHWEEWKMTHEREYNGLDEEGIRRAIWEKNMLMIQAHNQEAALGLHTYELGMNHLGDMTSEEVVDRMTGLQVPVNRERGFTMELDQQDYRLPKSVDYRKKGMVTPVKDQGSCGSCWAFSSAGALEGQLAKTTGQLRDLSPQNLVDCVTENSGCGGGYMTTAFKYVRDNGGIDSEESYPYVGQQQTCRYNSSGTAAECRSFKEVPEGNEHALAVALYKVGPVSIGIDAAQGTFQFYQRGVYYDPNCNKDDINHAVLAVGFGVTPKGKKYWIVKNSWSEGWGKKGYVLMARNRGNLCGIANLASYPTV; the protein is encoded by the exons ATGTGGTGCTGTGTTTACCTGTCGCTGCTGGCCGCCTCGGCGCTGGCCCACCTGGACCAGGTGACCCTGGACGGCCACTGGGAGGAGTGGAAGATGACCCACGAACGAGAGTACAACGGCCTG GACGAGGAGGGTATCCGTCGGGCCATCTGGGAGAAGAACATGCTGATGATCCAGGCCCACAACCAGGAGGCGGCGCTGGGCCTGCACACGTACGAGCTGGGCATGAACCACCTGGGCGACATG ACGTCGGAGGAAGTGGTGGACAGGATGACGGGCCTGCAGGTTCCTGTCAACCGTGAGCGAGGCTTCACCATGGAGCTGGACCAGCAGGACTACCGCCTGCCCAAGTCTGTGGACTACCGCAAGAAGGGCATGGTGACGCCCGTCAAAGACCAG GGCTCCTGCGGCTCCTGCTGGGCCTTCAGCTCCGCCGGCGCCCTGGAGGGCCAGTTGGCCAAGACCACGGGTCAGCTGAGGGACCTGAGTCCTCAGAACCTGGTGGACTGCGTGACGGAGAACAGCGGCTGCGGAGGAGGGTACATGACCACCGCCTTCAAGTACGTGCGGGACAACGGCGGCATAGACTCGGAGGAGTCCTACCCGTACGTGGGCCAG CAGCAGACGTGCCGCTACAACTCGTCGGGCACGGCGGCGGAATGCCGGAGCTTCAAGGAGGTCCCCGAGGGCAACGAGCACGCCCTCGCCGTGGCGCTCTAcaaagtcggacccgtttccatcGGCATCGACGCCGCGCAGGGAACCTTCCAGTTCTACCAGAGAG gtgtttaCTACGACCCCAACTGCAACAAGGACGACATCAACCACGCCGTGCTGGCGGTGGGCTTCGGCGTGACGCCCAAGGGGAAGAAGTACTGGATCGTCAAGAACAG CTGGAGCGAGGGCTGGGGTAAGAAAGGCTACGTCCTGATGGCGCGGAACCGCGGGAACCTGTGCGGCATCGCCAACCTGGCCAGCTACCCCACGGTGTGA
- the LOC133636075 gene encoding procathepsin L-like, whose protein sequence is MFDKGAMLISLLLLSLHATVAAAATAMLDGRLDEHWALWKKTHGKWYRGEPEERHRRGLWEKNLMMITLHNLEASMGARSFQLGMNSLGDMTLDEIRQSLANLTPPPEPQRQSESMWSSMNVPASVDWRDKGWVTPVKNQGSCGSCWAFSAVGALEGQLARTTGRLVDLSPQNLMDCSGKYGNRGCNGGFTGRAFQYVIDNQGIDSDTSYPYTGRQGKGCLYSPAHRSANCSAYHFLPRGDEDALQRAVASLGPISVAIDASSHKFAFYKSGVYDDASCSQKTNHAVLVVGYGALNGEDYWLVKNSWGRRFGDEGYIRMARNKNNQCGIALFACYPVISSTSGVEQQP, encoded by the exons ATGTTTGACAAAG GTGCGATGCTAATTAGCTTGCTGCTCCTGTCGCTACACGCCACGGTGGCGGCAGCGGCGACGGCCATGTTGGATGGCAGACTGGACGAGCACTGGGCCCTGTGGAAGAAGACGCACGGGAAGTGGTACCGCGGCGAG CCGGAGGAGCGCCACCGCCGAGGATTGTGGGAAAAGAACCTGATGATGATCACGCTGCACAACCTGGAGGCGTCCATGGGCGCCCGCAGCTTCCAGCTGGGCATGAACTCCCTGGGCGACATG ACGCTGGACGAGATCCGTCAGTCGTTGGCCAACTTGACTCCTCCCCCTGAACCTCAGAGGCAGTCTGAGTCCATGTGGTCCAGCATGAACGTTCCAGCCTCTGTGGACTGGAGGGACAAAGGCTGGGTGACGCCGGTCAAGAATCAG GGCTCCTGTGGATCCTGCTGGGCCTTCAGTGCTGTGGGGGCCCTGGAGGGTCAGTTGGCCAGAACCACAGGAAGGCTGGTGGACCTCAGCCCCCAGAACCTTATGGATTGCTCGGGCAAGTACGGCAACCGCGGTTGCAACGGCGGCTTCACGGGTCGCGCCTTCCAGTACGTCATCGACAACCAGGGCATTGACTCCGACACGTCATACCCGTACACGGGCCGG CAGGGCAAGGGGTGCCTTTATAGCCCCGCCCACCGCTCCGCCAACTGCTCCGCATATCACTTCCTGCCAAGGGGGGACGAGGACGCTCTCCAACGCGCCGTGGCTTCTCTCGGACCTATTTCTGTGGCCATCGACGCCTCCAGCCACAAGTTTGCCTTCTACAAGAGCG GAGTGTACGACGACGCGTCTTGCTCGCAGAAAACCAACCACGCCGTGTTAGTGGTCGGATATGGCGCACTGAACGGAGAGGACTACTGGCTGGTGAAGAACAG CTGGGGACGTAGGTTTGGAGATGAGGGCTACATCCGCATGGCTCGTAACAAAAACAACCAATGTGGTATTGCGCTGTTTGCCTGCTATCCCGTCATCTCTTCCACCTCTGGAGTCGAGCAGCAGCCGTGA